The Castor canadensis chromosome 13, mCasCan1.hap1v2, whole genome shotgun sequence genome has a window encoding:
- the Arrdc1 gene encoding arrestin domain-containing protein 1 isoform X2 produces the protein MGRVQLFEIRLSHGRAVYSPGEPLAGAVRVRLGAPLSFRGSLPAGEHSFPFQFLLPSTAPTSFEGPFGRIVHQVRATIDTPRFSKDHKCSLVFYILSPLNLNSIPDIEQPNVASTTKKFSYKLVKTGSVVLTASTDLRGYVVGQVLRLQADIENQSGKDTGPVVASLLQKVSYKAKRWIYDIRTIAEVEGAGVKAWRRAQWQEQILVPALPQSALPGCSLIHIDYYLQVSMKAPEATVTLPVFVGNIAVNHAPLSPLPGPGSPLGAFSPVVPSAPPEEAEAVAGASHLSNPVSLSTKSHSQQQPLSAALGSVPVAPESCAQDGILAPHSLHPPLCVSTGATVPYFAEGSGGPVPTTSTLILPPEYSSWGYPYEAPPSYEQSCGGGTDAGLTLES, from the exons ATGGGGCGGGTGCAGCTCTTCGAGATCCGCCTGAGCCACGGCCGTGCAGTCTACAGCCCCGGGGAGCCGCTGGCCGGGGCCGTGCGCGTGCGCCTGGGGGCGCCGCTGTCATTCCGAG GGAGCTTGCCAGCTGGAGAGCACAGTTTTCCCTTCCAGTTCCTGCTTCCCT CCACAGCGCCCACATCCTTCGAGGGACCTTTTGGGAGGATTGTTCACCAGGTCAGGGCCACTATCGACACCCCACGTTTTTCTAAGGATCACAAGTGCAGCCtcgttttctatatcctgagccCCCTGAACCTGAACAGCATCCCAGACATTGAG CAACCCAATGTGGCCTCCACCACCAAGAAGTTCTCCTACAAGCTGGTGAAGACAGGCAGTGTGGTCCTCACTGCTAGCACTGACCTCCGTGGCTACGTGGTGGGGCAGGTGCTGCGGCTGCAGGCTGACATTGAGAACCAGTCAGGCAAGGACACTGGCCCTGTGGTGGCCAGTCTGCTGCAG AAAGTGTCCTATAAAGCCAAGCGCTGGATCTACGACATACGGACCATTGCAGAGGTAGAGGGTGCAGGTGTCAAGGCCTGGAGACGTGCTCAATGGCAGGAGCAGATCCTGGTGCCTGCCTTGCCCCAGTCAGCCCTGCCGGGTTGCAGCCTCATACACATTGACTACTATCTGCAG GTCTCCATGAAGGCACCTGAAGCCACCGTGACCCTCCCAGTCTTTGTTGGCAATATTGCTGTGAACCATGCCCCGCTGAGCCCCCTGCCAGGCCCAGGATCACCTCTTGGGGCCTTTTCCCCTGTGGTACCCTCTGCGCCacctgaggaggctgaggctgtgGCTGGTGCCTCCCATCTCTCaaacccagtctctctctctACCAAGAGCCACTCCCAGCAGCAGCCATTGTCTGCTGCCTTGGGTTCTGTGCCTGTTGCCCCTGAGTCCTGTGCTCAGGATGGCATCCTTGCTCCCCACTCCCTGCACCCTCCTTTGTGCGTCTCTACAGGTGCTACTGTCCCCTACTTTGCAGAGGGCTCCGGGGGTCCAGTGCCCACCACTAGCACCTTGATCCTGCCCCCAGAGTACAGCTCATGGGGCTACCCTTATG AGGCCCCACCGTCCTATGAGCAGAGCTGTGGTGGCGGTACTGATGCTGGCCTGACCCTCGAGAGCTGA
- the Arrdc1 gene encoding arrestin domain-containing protein 1 isoform X1, producing MGRVQLFEIRLSHGRAVYSPGEPLAGAVRVRLGAPLSFRAIRVTCTGSCGVSNKANDGAWVVEESYFNSSLSLADKGSLPAGEHSFPFQFLLPSTAPTSFEGPFGRIVHQVRATIDTPRFSKDHKCSLVFYILSPLNLNSIPDIEQPNVASTTKKFSYKLVKTGSVVLTASTDLRGYVVGQVLRLQADIENQSGKDTGPVVASLLQKVSYKAKRWIYDIRTIAEVEGAGVKAWRRAQWQEQILVPALPQSALPGCSLIHIDYYLQVSMKAPEATVTLPVFVGNIAVNHAPLSPLPGPGSPLGAFSPVVPSAPPEEAEAVAGASHLSNPVSLSTKSHSQQQPLSAALGSVPVAPESCAQDGILAPHSLHPPLCVSTGATVPYFAEGSGGPVPTTSTLILPPEYSSWGYPYEAPPSYEQSCGGGTDAGLTLES from the exons ATGGGGCGGGTGCAGCTCTTCGAGATCCGCCTGAGCCACGGCCGTGCAGTCTACAGCCCCGGGGAGCCGCTGGCCGGGGCCGTGCGCGTGCGCCTGGGGGCGCCGCTGTCATTCCGAG CCATCCGGGTGACCTGCACAGGTTCCTGTGGGGTTTCCAACAAGGCCAATGATGGGGCATGGGTGGTGGAGGAAAGCTACTTCAACAGCTCTCTGTCACTGGCTGACAAGG GGAGCTTGCCAGCTGGAGAGCACAGTTTTCCCTTCCAGTTCCTGCTTCCCT CCACAGCGCCCACATCCTTCGAGGGACCTTTTGGGAGGATTGTTCACCAGGTCAGGGCCACTATCGACACCCCACGTTTTTCTAAGGATCACAAGTGCAGCCtcgttttctatatcctgagccCCCTGAACCTGAACAGCATCCCAGACATTGAG CAACCCAATGTGGCCTCCACCACCAAGAAGTTCTCCTACAAGCTGGTGAAGACAGGCAGTGTGGTCCTCACTGCTAGCACTGACCTCCGTGGCTACGTGGTGGGGCAGGTGCTGCGGCTGCAGGCTGACATTGAGAACCAGTCAGGCAAGGACACTGGCCCTGTGGTGGCCAGTCTGCTGCAG AAAGTGTCCTATAAAGCCAAGCGCTGGATCTACGACATACGGACCATTGCAGAGGTAGAGGGTGCAGGTGTCAAGGCCTGGAGACGTGCTCAATGGCAGGAGCAGATCCTGGTGCCTGCCTTGCCCCAGTCAGCCCTGCCGGGTTGCAGCCTCATACACATTGACTACTATCTGCAG GTCTCCATGAAGGCACCTGAAGCCACCGTGACCCTCCCAGTCTTTGTTGGCAATATTGCTGTGAACCATGCCCCGCTGAGCCCCCTGCCAGGCCCAGGATCACCTCTTGGGGCCTTTTCCCCTGTGGTACCCTCTGCGCCacctgaggaggctgaggctgtgGCTGGTGCCTCCCATCTCTCaaacccagtctctctctctACCAAGAGCCACTCCCAGCAGCAGCCATTGTCTGCTGCCTTGGGTTCTGTGCCTGTTGCCCCTGAGTCCTGTGCTCAGGATGGCATCCTTGCTCCCCACTCCCTGCACCCTCCTTTGTGCGTCTCTACAGGTGCTACTGTCCCCTACTTTGCAGAGGGCTCCGGGGGTCCAGTGCCCACCACTAGCACCTTGATCCTGCCCCCAGAGTACAGCTCATGGGGCTACCCTTATG AGGCCCCACCGTCCTATGAGCAGAGCTGTGGTGGCGGTACTGATGCTGGCCTGACCCTCGAGAGCTGA